The following proteins are encoded in a genomic region of Corynebacterium atypicum:
- a CDS encoding DNA polymerase IV has protein sequence MQRWVLHVDMDAFFASCEQLTRPTLRGRPVLVGGVSGRGVVAGCSYEARRFGAHSAMPMHRAVSLVGPSAVVVSPRKAVYATASRRVFEIISRFVPEDRMEQLSIDEAFLEPPQLQGASVAKVRDFAGELRSVIRTEAGLAASVGAGSGKQFAKIGSGEAKPDGMCVLEKSEELGFLRPLPVGRLWGVGPVTAEKLRQAGVETIGQFAALPRRDVELILGSTVGVALWGLARGVDDRPVEPRAAAKSVSAEHTYPRDLVTRGQVDAAVERAGRDAHRRLLSDGRGARTVTVKLRMADFRIESRSATLNYATDDVETLLAVAARLTRYPGEVGPIRLVGVGFSGLDSARQDVLFPELDRRVEVADVSVDVPVDEEGKRRATQDVWHPRFGHGWIQGTGVGKVTVRFESRSTGPGRIRTFGVDDPDLEAADPVDSLDWGPWLADV, from the coding sequence ATGCAGCGGTGGGTTCTTCATGTCGATATGGATGCGTTTTTTGCGTCTTGTGAGCAGTTGACTCGCCCTACTTTGCGGGGTCGTCCGGTGCTGGTTGGTGGGGTGAGTGGGCGCGGTGTGGTCGCGGGTTGTTCGTATGAGGCCCGCAGGTTCGGTGCTCATTCGGCAATGCCGATGCACCGTGCGGTGTCTTTGGTGGGCCCGTCGGCTGTGGTGGTTTCCCCACGGAAGGCGGTGTATGCGACGGCGTCGCGCCGGGTGTTCGAGATTATTTCCCGGTTCGTTCCTGAGGATCGGATGGAGCAGCTGTCGATTGATGAGGCGTTTCTGGAGCCTCCGCAGTTGCAGGGTGCATCGGTGGCGAAGGTGCGCGACTTTGCTGGCGAGTTGCGTTCGGTTATCCGCACGGAGGCGGGGTTGGCGGCGTCGGTGGGCGCTGGGTCGGGTAAGCAGTTTGCCAAAATTGGATCGGGGGAGGCGAAGCCGGATGGGATGTGTGTGTTGGAAAAGTCTGAGGAATTGGGTTTTTTGCGGCCGTTGCCGGTGGGGAGGTTGTGGGGTGTGGGCCCGGTGACTGCGGAGAAGTTGCGTCAGGCTGGTGTGGAGACGATTGGGCAGTTTGCTGCGTTGCCGCGGCGCGATGTGGAGCTCATTTTGGGTTCGACGGTGGGGGTGGCGTTGTGGGGTCTTGCGCGCGGCGTCGATGATCGCCCGGTGGAGCCGCGGGCGGCGGCGAAGTCGGTGTCGGCTGAGCATACGTATCCGCGGGATTTGGTGACGCGCGGCCAGGTGGATGCGGCGGTGGAGCGGGCGGGGCGGGATGCGCATCGGAGGTTGCTTTCCGACGGCCGCGGGGCGCGTACGGTGACGGTGAAGTTGCGGATGGCGGATTTTCGTATTGAGTCGCGTTCGGCGACGTTGAATTATGCTACGGATGATGTGGAGACGTTGCTTGCGGTGGCGGCTCGGTTGACGCGGTATCCGGGTGAGGTGGGGCCGATCCGTTTGGTTGGCGTGGGGTTTTCTGGTTTAGATTCGGCGCGGCAGGATGTGTTGTTTCCGGAGTTGGATCGCCGGGTTGAGGTCGCTGACGTTTCGGTGGATGTGCCGGTTGATGAGGAGGGTAAGCGGCGGGCAACGCAGGATGTGTGGCACCCCAGGTTTGGGCATGGTTGGATTCAGGGCACGGGTGTGGGGAAGGTGACGGTGCGGTTTGAGTCGCGGTCTACGGGACCGGGCAGGATCCGTACTTTTGGTGTTGATGACCCGGATCTTGAGGCGGCGGATCCGGTGGATTCTTTGGATTGGGGTCCGTGGCTGGCGGATGTGTAA
- a CDS encoding ABC-F family ATP-binding cassette domain-containing protein, with protein MNETRFHHIKLDGVGFSYPTHRVLTDVTFTVPAGVVVGLIGENGSGKSTLISLISKKQHRDTGTITRPPVTGFMEQETALPFSAPAQELIDAAVAELRGIEADITRISEEMAQGNDAPELAATFDAALARAQETGVWELDARIQTVLAGLGLEDVELSTPLGEMSGGQRRRFAMAALLLRPVDAMVLDEPTNHLDDDAVDFLISELENFSGPVLVASHDRYFLDEAADEIVDMDPALGPEGSSRQDTVFGGGFSDYLKERHKARTLWRQRYNAQEQERERLQSRANQTGEDIFHHVEAKSETRMARKYAADRAAKTLGNRVRAAQSRLERLTAHEIPRPPAPLRFNGLPETTLTSLGEPAIAARSVTVAGRLDPVSIKVQPGQHLLVEGANGAGKSTFLSVIEGRVQPTAGEVRIPDGVRIARLNQDDAWPDLQLSAAAAYAARLDAGLSRPPSLTDLGLLSEEQASRPLSQLSIGQRRRVALGAILASPPDILLLDEPTNHLSLLLAEELEKALEQFEGTIVMATHDRWVRRRWKGKILHLEPATRKD; from the coding sequence GTGGGCTTTTCCTACCCCACCCACCGGGTGCTCACCGACGTCACCTTCACCGTCCCGGCAGGCGTGGTCGTGGGGCTTATCGGAGAAAACGGCAGCGGCAAGTCCACGCTGATCTCGCTCATCTCAAAAAAACAACACCGAGACACCGGAACCATTACCCGCCCGCCAGTCACCGGCTTCATGGAGCAAGAGACGGCGCTACCCTTCTCTGCGCCCGCCCAAGAACTTATCGACGCCGCGGTGGCCGAACTCCGCGGCATCGAAGCCGACATCACCAGGATCAGCGAAGAAATGGCGCAGGGCAACGACGCCCCCGAACTAGCCGCCACCTTCGACGCCGCACTCGCCCGCGCCCAAGAAACCGGCGTATGGGAACTCGACGCTCGCATCCAAACGGTACTCGCTGGACTCGGCCTGGAAGACGTGGAGCTTTCCACCCCGCTCGGCGAGATGTCCGGCGGGCAACGCCGCCGCTTCGCCATGGCCGCGCTCCTACTGCGGCCCGTCGACGCCATGGTGCTCGACGAACCCACCAACCACCTCGACGACGACGCCGTCGACTTCCTGATCAGCGAGCTCGAAAACTTCTCCGGGCCCGTGCTCGTAGCCAGCCATGACCGCTACTTCCTCGACGAAGCCGCTGACGAGATCGTCGACATGGACCCCGCGCTCGGGCCCGAGGGGTCAAGCCGCCAAGACACCGTCTTCGGCGGCGGATTCTCCGACTACCTCAAAGAACGTCACAAGGCGCGCACCCTCTGGCGCCAACGCTATAACGCGCAGGAACAGGAACGCGAGCGCCTCCAATCGAGGGCCAACCAGACCGGCGAAGACATCTTCCACCACGTAGAAGCCAAAAGCGAAACCCGCATGGCGCGCAAATACGCCGCCGACCGGGCCGCCAAGACCCTCGGCAACCGCGTGCGCGCCGCGCAATCCCGCCTAGAGCGGCTCACCGCCCACGAGATACCCCGCCCACCCGCGCCGCTACGCTTCAACGGCCTGCCCGAAACGACACTCACCTCCCTCGGGGAACCCGCCATCGCCGCCCGCTCCGTCACCGTAGCCGGCCGACTCGACCCCGTATCCATCAAAGTGCAACCCGGCCAACACCTCCTCGTCGAAGGCGCCAACGGAGCCGGCAAATCGACCTTTCTTTCCGTAATCGAAGGCCGAGTCCAACCCACCGCCGGCGAAGTACGTATTCCCGACGGCGTGCGCATCGCCCGGCTCAACCAAGACGACGCCTGGCCAGACCTCCAGCTCAGCGCAGCCGCAGCCTACGCCGCCCGCCTCGACGCCGGACTCAGCCGGCCACCGAGCCTCACCGACCTCGGTCTGCTCAGCGAAGAGCAAGCCAGCCGGCCGCTCAGCCAGCTGTCCATCGGGCAGCGCCGCCGCGTCGCCCTCGGCGCAATACTCGCCAGCCCGCCAGACATCCTGCTCCTCGACGAGCCCACCAACCACCTGTCCCTACTGCTGGCAGAAGAGCTAGAAAAAGCCCTCGAACAATTCGAGGGCACAATAGTCATGGCAACTCACGACCGCTGGGTACGGCGCCGGTGGAAAGGAAAAATCCTCCACCTCGAACCTGCCACCAGAAAAGACTAG
- a CDS encoding HNH endonuclease signature motif containing protein: protein MNIADLLRELRTRGIDLAKHCYRTSQTTARAREAIAEEFGLPRVTAGRWMRMSASFYGPPEDPNERRLCDATNQLSAQLHLSIDHLLAIYTSLRYLSPDAEESREDARAWITVRSGGLTVDELKALANSHIRDLNEGLDIVPAPSRRYFRASRITDARGMRYATVCLPEDTMAHLVRNLHERATTLRKRNQNLTHQQAMADALVEQHHLGTSESPYLQPAVLITMDDLEGRGDGTYATTDGTLVTPSEYAQTKLAPYGLCLVYDDQAQPVDLFRTKRVANDKQRAIISIDQLLCADPSCTHTVATSQIHHIVPWVRGGNTNLDNLVGACATHNARNDDNPDRPPRNGKLERCAHTGQAGWRPPNQDHLRFNRHPIMAKAGRKWALSKIAA from the coding sequence ATGAACATCGCAGACCTGCTTAGGGAGCTTCGCACCCGCGGCATCGACCTCGCAAAGCACTGCTACCGAACCAGTCAAACCACCGCCCGGGCCCGCGAAGCAATCGCCGAAGAATTCGGGCTCCCCCGCGTCACCGCAGGGCGCTGGATGCGAATGAGCGCAAGCTTCTACGGACCTCCAGAAGACCCCAACGAACGACGCTTGTGCGACGCGACAAACCAACTCAGCGCACAACTACACCTGAGCATCGACCACCTACTAGCCATCTACACGTCACTGCGCTACCTCTCGCCCGACGCCGAAGAAAGCCGCGAAGACGCGCGCGCATGGATCACCGTACGAAGCGGAGGACTCACCGTCGACGAATTAAAAGCCCTAGCCAACTCCCACATTCGGGATCTCAACGAAGGCCTTGACATCGTGCCCGCACCCTCGCGTAGATACTTCCGCGCATCCCGGATAACCGACGCCCGCGGCATGCGCTACGCGACCGTATGCCTCCCCGAAGACACCATGGCCCACCTCGTGCGGAATTTACATGAACGGGCAACCACGCTGCGTAAGCGAAACCAAAACCTCACCCACCAGCAAGCCATGGCCGACGCCCTGGTAGAACAGCACCACCTCGGGACGTCGGAAAGCCCCTACCTACAGCCAGCCGTACTCATCACCATGGACGACCTCGAAGGCAGAGGCGACGGCACCTACGCAACCACCGATGGAACCCTCGTTACCCCGTCCGAATACGCACAAACAAAACTCGCACCCTATGGGCTCTGCCTCGTGTACGACGACCAGGCCCAGCCCGTCGACCTCTTTCGCACGAAACGGGTAGCCAACGACAAACAGCGCGCCATCATCTCCATCGACCAACTCCTGTGCGCCGACCCGAGCTGCACCCACACAGTGGCCACATCCCAGATCCACCACATCGTCCCCTGGGTCCGCGGAGGAAACACCAACCTGGATAACCTCGTCGGCGCCTGCGCCACCCACAACGCGCGAAACGACGACAACCCAGACAGACCTCCCCGGAACGGGAAACTCGAGCGATGCGCCCACACCGGGCAGGCCGGATGGAGGCCCCCAAACCAGGACCATCTCCGCTTCAACCGACACCCCATCATGGCCAAAGCGGGGCGGAAGTGGGCGCTTAGCAAGATCGCTGCGTAA